The DNA sequence GAGTGAGTCGACGAGCTGCGACCGGAACGCGCCGACATTCTCCTTGGCCGTCAGGATGCCATCGGCGAGCGCCTGGTTGACATAGCCGCCGGAGACCTGACCGCCGAAGTCGTTGCTTTCGTAGCTCGCGCTGTCGCCGACCGAGACAAGGAGCGTGCCATCGACGCCGAAGAGAATCGTGCCCACACCGTGGCTCTGGTGGACGATGGGGATTCCCGTCGTGATTGACTCGCCGAGCAGCACCAGCCGCGAGTCAGGATCGACCTGCGTGAAGTTGCTGGCAGCCGTCGCCGTGTACCTGGTGATCCGACCGATGGAAGCCGCGAAATAGGCGTTCGAGTTCGGGTTGTACTGCGGCGTCCCGAAGTTCAGGAGGTGATGTCGATCGACCACATAGAGCAGATAAATCCGCCCATTGTTCAGGAAGTTCGGATGAAGGGCGACGCCGAGAAGACCATGGTCGCGCCACGCCCCGACCTCCTCGGAGAGGTCGAGCATGGGGGATGGTGCCTTGTTGCCATTGGCGTCGATCATCCACAGACGACCGCCGCGCTCCCACGCGATCGTTCGCCCGTCGTCGAGGAAGGTGACACCCGCCAGCTCGTTCCACGAACCGCCGATCGGGACGACCGTGAATCCGGCGGGAGGCGCCGCCTCGACCGGCGCAGGAGCGGCGAGAATGAGGAGCATGGTCAAGAGCGACCATGTGACGGCGCGCAAGTGGCGATGCAGCATGCGCCCACTCTAATGGGAACACTCCGGAACCGTCTCGGCAAAGTGGGGGACCGGGCTTGCAACGGCCTGCGTGATCTATCCACGGGGCGAGCAGCAGCCGGGGCGATCAACGACCGGAACGATCAGCGGCCGACGCGGTCTGCAGCCTGCGCGATCAACGGCCGGTGAGATCAGAGGCCGGCGCGATCAGCCGTGCGCGGCCGTCGCGCCCTCGAGCCGAAGCAGCTCCGCCTTGCATCGGCAGCGCGGGTCAGTGCCTCGATCTGTGCCGGAGTAGCCGCCCAGCCCCGAACTCGCGACGACCCGATGACACGGCACGACGAGCGGCGTCGGATTCCGTCGCATCGCCTGGCCGACGGCGCGGGCGGCCCCGGGGGCACCGGCGCGTCGGGCGACTTCGCCGTAGGTGAGCGTCGCGCCGCGCGGGATGCGCTTCGCGATCATCCAGCACTTCCGCTGAAATGGCGTCCCATCAGGGATGGGAACATCGCTGAACGCGGCGGGCTTCCCGTCAGCCGCACGAGCCAGGCGCGACATGAGGTCTCGAGGCAGGGTTCGCACGGCGGCGGTTGATTCGGGGCCGCGTCCCCACTCGACGCGGAGCGAGCCATCGCCTTCGACCCATGCCGAGAGAGGTCCGAAGCGTGTCTGAATGGGTTGATGTCCAGAATTGGGCATGGACTCATGGTGACACAGGTCGTGGGCCATCCGCAAGGGAGAACCCGCAGCCCGACCCATCATGCGGGGTTTGTACGCTGGATCTCGTGCGTTGCTACCGCTGCGGCTACGACCTTCGCGGCACCGTGGACCATTGGCAGAACGCCTGTCCTCTCTCG is a window from the Phycisphaeraceae bacterium genome containing:
- a CDS encoding methylated-DNA--[protein]-cysteine S-methyltransferase, which encodes MPNSGHQPIQTRFGPLSAWVEGDGSLRVEWGRGPESTAAVRTLPRDLMSRLARAADGKPAAFSDVPIPDGTPFQRKCWMIAKRIPRGATLTYGEVARRAGAPGAARAVGQAMRRNPTPLVVPCHRVVASSGLGGYSGTDRGTDPRCRCKAELLRLEGATAAHG